In Xenorhabdus poinarii G6, the following are encoded in one genomic region:
- a CDS encoding ArsR/SmtB family transcription factor: MEEKVAEEAVAFDMVKVFKALADPVRLTIVRALLADKPGAERHCSTFGLTVTRATRSHHFRVLREAGLIRVVDKGNMAVAILCRQSIEKELPGLMQLINYTNK; this comes from the coding sequence ATGGAAGAAAAGGTCGCCGAAGAGGCAGTTGCCTTTGATATGGTTAAGGTTTTCAAAGCTCTTGCCGACCCAGTGAGGCTAACAATTGTGCGTGCATTGCTGGCTGACAAGCCAGGAGCCGAACGACATTGTTCAACCTTTGGACTGACTGTCACACGCGCGACACGTTCGCATCACTTTAGAGTATTGCGTGAAGCAGGTCTTATTCGGGTTGTGGACAAAGGTAATATGGCCGTCGCCATATTATGCCGGCAATCAATTGAAAAAGAACTGCCAGGTCTGATGCAACTCATTAATTATACTAATAAATAA
- a CDS encoding HAD family hydrolase — MMKIIWFDFGGVLSPSIPDLFTSYYLKTGIPPAVLQRAMKEVADDLNMGVLTPIEKAIITEREWGGGIRHKLNQSIPELNLSRARLEQFDEQWFDGILPNQLMIDLFRKVKAAGLKVGILTNNVVEWEDHWKRVIGISEEADVIVDSCKVGCRKPEAEIFAIATERAGVRPHENLLIDDVLENCMAAEQNGWNSVHFKDNSSAVAEVTAVLLRQEIFL, encoded by the coding sequence ATGATGAAAATAATATGGTTTGATTTTGGTGGTGTACTGTCGCCGTCTATTCCGGATCTTTTTACCTCTTATTATCTGAAGACCGGTATCCCTCCAGCAGTACTCCAGCGGGCAATGAAAGAAGTTGCCGACGATTTGAATATGGGTGTGCTGACACCGATTGAAAAAGCGATTATTACCGAGCGCGAATGGGGCGGGGGCATTCGCCATAAACTTAATCAATCCATCCCGGAACTGAATCTCTCAAGGGCCAGGCTCGAGCAGTTTGACGAACAGTGGTTCGACGGTATTCTGCCTAACCAGTTGATGATTGATTTGTTCCGCAAGGTAAAAGCCGCCGGGCTAAAGGTGGGGATCCTCACTAATAACGTGGTGGAATGGGAAGACCACTGGAAGCGGGTGATTGGCATCAGCGAAGAGGCCGATGTCATCGTCGATTCCTGCAAAGTGGGTTGTCGTAAACCGGAGGCGGAGATCTTCGCCATCGCCACCGAGCGCGCTGGTGTGCGTCCGCACGAGAATCTGTTGATCGATGATGTTCTGGAGAACTGCATGGCCGCCGAACAGAACGGCTGGAATAGCGTGCATTTCAAAGACAACTCCAGCGCAGTGGCAGAGGTTACCGCCGTGCTGCTACGACAGGAGATCTTCCTGTGA
- a CDS encoding AfsA-related hotdog domain-containing protein: MSFIEDVESEFIIRTGSYNYQNTIPKSCVHRAAVGEVFLTDIRKIHDNKYITAGYLPKSHIYFNDFPYRKSSERVYDAILLLEICRQTSIYVTHNFFAVP; the protein is encoded by the coding sequence ATGTCTTTTATCGAAGATGTTGAATCAGAATTCATAATCAGGACCGGCTCATATAATTATCAGAACACCATACCAAAATCCTGTGTTCATCGTGCGGCGGTAGGGGAAGTATTTTTAACAGACATCAGAAAGATCCACGATAATAAATACATAACCGCAGGTTATTTACCAAAGTCGCATATTTACTTTAACGATTTTCCGTACCGGAAATCGAGCGAACGAGTGTACGACGCCATTTTATTGCTGGAAATTTGCCGACAAACATCAATTTACGTGACGCATAATTTCTTCGCCGTCCCATAA
- a CDS encoding SymE family type I addiction module toxin: MKLSRIWGLMLSGTKTHAKAGTAVKKAAKTERYYTVGYVPQCGRPNPAPAITLKGRWLEELGFLTNHPVTVTAERGRLVIQAEIGV; the protein is encoded by the coding sequence ATGAAACTCAGCAGGATATGGGGTCTGATGCTCAGTGGAACGAAAACTCACGCTAAAGCAGGCACCGCTGTAAAGAAAGCGGCAAAAACAGAGCGTTATTACACCGTGGGATACGTGCCGCAATGTGGCAGGCCCAACCCTGCCCCGGCCATCACCCTCAAGGGCCGCTGGCTGGAGGAACTGGGATTTTTAACCAACCACCCGGTCACGGTCACCGCTGAACGCGGACGGCTGGTGATTCAGGCGGAGATTGGGGTGTAG